From a single bacterium genomic region:
- a CDS encoding glycosyltransferase: MGRPLRIALVVGNLETGGTQAIIMELMRGLDRSRFEPILINFKNPNHFRDEAAAHGWRTMRVPVSRSYRPRDIDHLARVLRDERIDVLHAHSDFANFAGRAAAVLAGVPYKIAHYHNTYEHRLNKYFHGMEALLAPHTDMVLTCSKGIEDFCQRNFEIGETPVRVVLNGIDLRPYEKALADRPGCRKRIGVPDEVFHIVHTARLEPHKAPQRLLKALSLSTVKGNSPLGNWRATFVGGGSLLNRLKEVIFDLDAQAEKEGGSAIAPNVQLVGWSKDIPSYLAAADAFVLCSKNEGLSLSLIEAMATGTPVIAPDIIGPQEVVTPEENGLLIDASRPVELLDALVRLKTDDDLRARLVDGGLQRAQDFNRERFLGEMEKTYEELVAGAPADPPRRMDPISRAIFRTRFSRLARKSRTRRKEWTP; this comes from the coding sequence TTGGGTCGTCCTCTTCGCATCGCATTAGTCGTCGGAAACCTCGAGACCGGCGGTACTCAGGCCATCATCATGGAGTTGATGAGGGGTCTGGATCGCTCCCGGTTTGAGCCGATTCTGATCAATTTCAAGAATCCGAACCACTTCCGTGACGAAGCGGCCGCCCACGGGTGGCGCACGATGCGTGTGCCCGTTTCGCGCTCGTATCGGCCGAGGGACATCGATCACCTGGCGCGTGTTCTGCGCGATGAACGCATCGATGTCCTGCACGCGCATTCGGACTTCGCGAATTTCGCCGGCCGGGCTGCGGCGGTTCTGGCGGGCGTTCCTTACAAGATTGCGCACTACCACAACACCTACGAACACCGACTGAACAAGTACTTCCACGGCATGGAAGCGCTGCTGGCTCCGCACACGGACATGGTGCTGACCTGCTCGAAGGGCATCGAGGATTTCTGCCAGAGGAACTTCGAGATCGGCGAAACGCCGGTGCGTGTGGTTCTGAACGGGATCGATCTGCGGCCATACGAGAAGGCTCTGGCCGATCGGCCAGGATGCCGAAAGCGCATCGGCGTTCCGGATGAGGTCTTCCATATTGTCCATACGGCCCGACTGGAGCCCCACAAGGCGCCGCAACGGCTGCTGAAGGCGCTCAGTCTCTCGACAGTCAAAGGCAACAGCCCGCTCGGCAATTGGCGGGCAACATTCGTTGGCGGCGGGTCGTTGCTGAATCGTCTGAAGGAAGTAATCTTCGATCTGGATGCCCAGGCGGAGAAGGAAGGCGGCTCTGCAATCGCCCCGAACGTGCAACTCGTCGGATGGTCGAAGGACATCCCGAGCTACCTGGCGGCGGCGGACGCGTTCGTGTTGTGCTCGAAGAACGAGGGATTGTCGTTGTCTCTCATCGAGGCCATGGCGACCGGAACGCCCGTGATTGCGCCGGACATCATCGGCCCACAGGAGGTTGTGACGCCGGAAGAGAATGGGCTCCTGATCGATGCGAGCCGCCCGGTGGAGCTGCTCGATGCGCTTGTTCGCCTGAAGACAGATGACGATTTGCGCGCTCGACTGGTTGACGGCGGGCTGCAGCGCGCTCAGGATTTCAACCGAGAACGGTTCCTGGGCGAGATGGAGAAGACGTACGAAGAATTGGTGGCCGGAGCCCCGGCCGATCCGCCCCGCCGTATGGATCCGATCAGTCGCGCCATTTTCAGAACACGATTCAGTCGCCTTGCGCGGAAGAGTCGAACCCGGCGCAAGGAATGGACTCCCTGA